Below is a window of Streptomyces qaidamensis DNA.
AAGCGCAGGTCGCGCGGCGCGAAGACGTTCCACAGCACCCACAGGATGATGGCGACCGTCATCCAGACGATGAACCGCCCGGTGCCCAGGAAGCGCGCGATGCGCTCCGACAGCCGCCCGAACGCCTCCGGGTCGTACTCGGGCAGGAACCGGCGCCGGCGCGGCAGCGGCTGGTCCAGACGGGTGGTGCGCGGCCGGGAGGCGGCCGTGGCGCCCGCCGGCGTGCGCTCGCGCAGGGTCTCGCGCTCAGGAACCATCGGTGGCCACCTCCTCGTCCAAGTGGAACTCCGTCTCCCGCCAGTCCTCCGGGAGCATGTGGTCGAGCACGTCGTCCACGGTCACCGCGCCCAGCAGCGCGCCGGCCTCGTCGACGACCGGTGCCGCGACCATGTCGTACGTGGCGAAGAAACCCGCGATCGCGGGCAGGTCCGCCTCGGGGTCGAGCGGCTGGAGGTCGCTGTCCAGGATCGAGCTGACCAGGGACGGCGGTGGTTCGCGCAGCAGGCGCTGGAAGTGGACCGTGCCCAGGTACTTGCCGGTCGGTGTGTCGTCCGGGGGCCGGCAGACGTACACCTGGGCGGCGAGGGCGGGGGAGAGGTCGCGGTTGCGGACCCGGGCCAGGGCGTCGGCGACGGTGGCGTCCGGGCGCAGCACGATCGGCTCGGTGGTCATCAGACCGCCCGCCGTGCGGTCCTCGTACGACATCAGGCGCCGCATGTCGGCCGCGTCGCCGGGCTGCATCAGGCTCAGCAGCCGCTCCTGGTCGTCCGTCGGCAGCTCGCCCAGCAGGTCGGCGGCGTCGTCCGGGTCCATGGCCTCCAGGACGTCGGCGGCGCGCTCCTCCTTCAGCTTGCCGAGGATCTCGATCTGGTCGTCCTCCGGCAGCTCCTCCAGGACGTCGGCGAGCCGGTCGTCGTCGAGGGCGGCGGCGACCTCGGCCCGGCGCTTGGGGGAGAGGTGGTGCAGGACGTTGGCCAGGTCGGCGGGGCGCAGCTGCTCGAAGGTGGCCAGCAGGTTCTCGGCGCCCTGCCCCTGCTCCTCCAGGGAGAAGCCGGTGACGGCGGTCCACTCGACGGTCAGCGCCTCGCCCTTGGCGCGCCGGAAGGCACTGCCCTTCCTGCCCTTGCGGACGAAGACCCGGTCGATCTCCCACTCCCGGCGGGCCGGCAGCTGATGCACCGACAGGTCGAGGACGGTGACCTCCTCGCCGGTCTCGGTGAGCGTCACGCGCCGGTCCAGCAGCTCCCCGAAGACCAGCCGCTCGGTGGGCCGCTGCTCGAAGCGCCTCACGTTGAGCACACCCGTGGTGATGATCTGGCCGGACTGGATGGCGGTGACCCGGGTCATCGGCAGGAAGATACGGCGGCGGGTGGCGAGTTCGACGACGAGGCCGAGCAGCCTCGGCGGTCGCTGCCCCACCCGCAGCATGACGACCAGATCGCGCACCCGCCCCACCTGGTCACCGGCTGGGTCGAAGACGGCGACACCTTGGAGGTGCGATACGAAGATCCGGGGGGCGCCCGCTGCCATGGCCGCGGCTCCTTTTCGTGCGGGGTGGTTCGTGGTGGCTGTCTTTGCGGCTGTCTTTGTGCCTGTGTCTTCCGAATTGCCCGCTCGGGTGGGCTTCAGGCTAGCCCGTCCCGATCGGGGCTGCGTCGGCGGGCTGTCCGGACGGACTGGCTCCGACCTGCCCGCACGACCCCGGTACCCTGCGGTACGCCGTTCAGGTCTCCCGTCAGAGAGGCAGCCCCACCTGTGACTCCGATTCGCCAGAGCCGCAGCCTCAGCCGCGGCCGCAGTGCCGCACTCGCCGGCGCGACGTGCGCGCTGCTCGTGACGGGAACGGTGCTCACCGGCTGTGCGGAGGATCCGAACGAGGGCACCAACGGGGTCGGCAGACTCCCCGCCGCCAAGATCCAGGGCAAGACCCGGTCGGCCGCCGGGTCTGCCGGGGCGGTCCGGGTGCACGGCAACGTCGTCAGCGGCGGACGGACGTACGCGCTCGACATGCGGCTGAAGGACGACGGCGGTGACGGCTCGGTCACCTCCAAGGGCGCGACCTTCAAGCTGCTGCGCATCGGCGAGCAGCTCTACGTCAAGGCGGACGCCGAGTTCTGGACTCACGGCAGCGGCCAGGGCGGGAGCGGCAAGGCGGACGCGGCGGCGGCCTCCAAGCTCGACGGCAAGTTCGTGAAGGTGCCGCAGGGCGACCCCTCGTACAAGAAGTTCAGCGGTTTCACGGACAAGGCTCTCCTCCTCGACGGTCTGCTGACCTTGCACGGGACGCTCGCCACGGACGGCCACGACGAGGAGGCGGGCGTCCGCACCATCCGCGTCACCGGTGACAAGGGCTCCGGCGGCACCCTGGAGGTGTCCCTGGAGGGCAAGCCGTACCCGCTGCGCCTGGAGCGGGCCGGCGGCGCGGGCACCCTCACGTTCTCCGGCTGGGGTGAGGACTTCTCCCTCAGGGAGCCGGAGAAGAACGAGACGGTGGACTACGGCCCGCAGCTGCCGGCGTCCTAGGCCGTCACGTCCGTTTGCGCTTCTTCAGCAGCAGGCGGGGCAGGCCCGCCGGGACGGGCCGGCGGGTGAGCGCCGGGGAGGGCAGGGGCGGCTCGGACAGGGATCCGTCGGGCAGCGGCGCCGTCGCCCCGGTCGGTTCCAGGCGCAGCACCCGGCACTCGCGGGCCCAGCGCCCGGGCATGGCCTCGCCGTCGGGCGCGTTCAGCCGTTTGCCCTTCAGCTCGGCGACCGCCGCGTCCCACGCCTCGGAGCCCGGCGCGAGCTGGGTGACCCGGGCCGTCCAGGTGACCAGCCGGCCGCCCTTGTCCTTGCTGCGGACCGTCACCTGCGCCTCGGCGCCGTCGGCCAGCTCCGGCAGCGGCTGCTCGCCGGGCCCGTCGCCGACCAGGCACGCGGCGCCCTCGTGCCACACGTGCCACAGCGCACGCGCCGGGCCGTCGGGGCCCTGGACCCAGACGAGGCCGGACTTCTTCGTGGCCTCCTCGACGAGGGCCTGGTCGAGCAGCTCGCTTGTCATGGGGCCCAGCCTAACCAGGCTGCTCACAGCCATCCGTTCCGCTTCAGCGTGCGGTGGATGCCGAGACAGACGGCCACCGTGAAGCTCAGGATCACCGGGTAGCCGTACTTCCAGTGCAGCTCCGGCATGTACTCGAAGTTCATGCCGTACACCCCGCACACCATCGTCGGCACGGCGATGATCGCGGCCCAGGAGGTGATCTTCCGCATGTCCTCGTTCTGGGCGACGGACGCCTGCGCGAGGTTGGCCTGGAGGATGGAGTTGAGCAGTTCGTCGAAGCCGAGGACCTGCTCCTGGACCCGGGCCAGGTGGTCGGCGACGTCCCGGAAGTACTTCTGGATGTCGGGGTCGACCAGCCGCATCGGCCGCTCGCTCAGCAGCTGCATCGGCCGCAGCAGCGGCGACACGGCCCGCTTGAACTCCAGTACCTCGCGCTTGAGTTGGTAGATCCGGCCGGCGTCCGAACCGCGTGGCGCGCCCTTGCGGCCCGGGGAGAACACCTCGGTCTCGACCTCGTCGATGTCGTCCTGCACCGCGTCGGCGACGGCGATGTACCCGTCGACGACGTGGTCCGCGATGGCGTGCAGCACGGCCGAGGGGCCCTTGGCGAGCAGCTCGGGGTCGTCCTGGAGGCGGTGCCTGAGGGCCCGCAGGGAGCCCTGTCCGCCGTGCCGGACGGTGATGAAGAAGTCCCGTCCGGTGAAGCACATGACCTCGCCGGACTCGACGACCTCGCTGTTGGCGTCGAGCTGGTCGTGCTCGACGTAGTGGATGGTCTTGAAGACCGTGAAGAGGGAGTCGTCGTAGCGCTCCAGCTTGGGCCGCTGGTGGGCCTGGACGGCGTCCTCCACGGCGAGCGGGTGCAGCCCGAACTCACTGGCGATGCCGGAGAATTCGGCCTCCGTCGGCTCGTGCAGGCCGATCCACACGAAGCCCCCGTCGCGGCGCACCAGACGCACCGCCTCGTGCGGGGTCAGGGCGGTCCCGGTCTCGATGCGGCGGCCGTCGCGGTAGACGGCGCAGTCGACGACGGCGGAGGACGCCGCGGGGCTGCGGGTGGCGTCGTACGTCCCGCCGTCCTTGAGCAGCGACACACGGGACGGACGGACGACTGCTGCGCGCAGGTCGCGGATCATCGACATGGCGGGCTCCTTCGCGGGCGGGCGACGAAACGCCGGCCGACGACGGCTGGAACTACCCGGAATGAGGACGTAGGGACTGCTGATGTTTGGCACGTCCACAAAGCGGGGAGCACCGCACCGTCGCGGTGGTCGGTTTCGTCACTGATTCAGCTACTGAGGCAGATCAGGCAAAGCGAAACGAAGCGCTCTTCCGCGGTGAAGCAAGTGCGAGAGGTGGCAGCCAGAGACAGAAGCAGCTACATCGGCGGCGCGAAGAGCGTGGTGCTACTGCACGGTCGACTTCGATCCATTGCAGCCCCACCTCCTCCGGCCGGTCCCTCGTAAGGGAGTTCCTTCGGCGTCGGGGCTTGATCGCGACGCTTCTGCGTGCTGCCCCGAACCACCGGGCAAGAGTAGCAGCCGACGCAACTGTCAAGGTGCTGCTTTGCCCGCTACTGGCGAGTTCTATGCTCGCCGCATGGCAGATGTTCTTCCTCTGGTCGAGGCCCGGTTGCGCAGCGCGCTGGGCGAACCGGACGCGCGCGCGGCGGTCACCTTCCTGGGCACGGACCGCATCGAGGTGCTCCGCTTCCAGGAGGCCGGCATCGTCCGCTACGCCTCGCTCGGCATGTCCGCCCACCCCATGACGGACCCCACGGCGGTGGTCGCCGACCCGGTCAAGGGGCCGCGCGCCGAGCTGGTCCTCTCCGTCCGTGCCGGGCTCGCCGAGACCGACAAGGTGCTCCGGCCGCTCGCCGTGCTCGCCGCGTCCCCGCAGGTGGAGGGCCTGGTCGTGGCTCCCGGCGCGTCCCTGGACGTCGGTGAGCCGCTGTGGCCCGGCGCCCCGTTCACCTCCGTCCTGGTCGCCGAGCCGGGCGGTCTGGTGGAGGACCTGGAGCTCGACGAGCCACTCGACCCCGTACGGTTCCTTCCGCTGCTGCCGATGACCCCGAACGAGGCCGCCTGGAAGCGCGTGCACGGCGCGCAGGCGCTTCAGGAGAAGTGGCTCACCTCGGGGACGGACCTCCGGGATCCGTCCCGGAAGTCCGTCCCGCTGGAGTGAGGAAGCTCACCAACGCCTGCCCGCGTAGCGTCAGTTGGCGAACACGGTGACGCCGTCCTCGGTCGCGTGCTTCGGCTCCAGCTCCTCCGCCTCGTGGGTGAGGGCCTTGCGCCGAACGACGACCACGGCCGCACCGGCGACAGCGGTGACGGCCGCCACCACGAACGGGACGTGGACGTCGGTCCACTCCTCGATCTTCGGCGCGAAGAACGGAGCGGCCGCCGCCGCGAACCAGCGGACGAAGTTGTAGCCCGCGCTCGCCACCGGCCGGGGCGCGTCCGAGACACCGAGGGCCAGCTCGGTGTAGACGGTGTTGTTCACGCCGATGAAGGCGCCGGACAGGATCGTGCAGACGACGGCGGCCGTGTGCGAGCCGTAGCCGAGCACCAGCACGTCGGCCGCGAGCAGCACCAGC
It encodes the following:
- a CDS encoding magnesium transporter MgtE N-terminal domain-containing protein, which gives rise to MAAGAPRIFVSHLQGVAVFDPAGDQVGRVRDLVVMLRVGQRPPRLLGLVVELATRRRIFLPMTRVTAIQSGQIITTGVLNVRRFEQRPTERLVFGELLDRRVTLTETGEEVTVLDLSVHQLPARREWEIDRVFVRKGRKGSAFRRAKGEALTVEWTAVTGFSLEEQGQGAENLLATFEQLRPADLANVLHHLSPKRRAEVAAALDDDRLADVLEELPEDDQIEILGKLKEERAADVLEAMDPDDAADLLGELPTDDQERLLSLMQPGDAADMRRLMSYEDRTAGGLMTTEPIVLRPDATVADALARVRNRDLSPALAAQVYVCRPPDDTPTGKYLGTVHFQRLLREPPPSLVSSILDSDLQPLDPEADLPAIAGFFATYDMVAAPVVDEAGALLGAVTVDDVLDHMLPEDWRETEFHLDEEVATDGS
- a CDS encoding magnesium and cobalt transport protein CorA; protein product: MSMIRDLRAAVVRPSRVSLLKDGGTYDATRSPAASSAVVDCAVYRDGRRIETGTALTPHEAVRLVRRDGGFVWIGLHEPTEAEFSGIASEFGLHPLAVEDAVQAHQRPKLERYDDSLFTVFKTIHYVEHDQLDANSEVVESGEVMCFTGRDFFITVRHGGQGSLRALRHRLQDDPELLAKGPSAVLHAIADHVVDGYIAVADAVQDDIDEVETEVFSPGRKGAPRGSDAGRIYQLKREVLEFKRAVSPLLRPMQLLSERPMRLVDPDIQKYFRDVADHLARVQEQVLGFDELLNSILQANLAQASVAQNEDMRKITSWAAIIAVPTMVCGVYGMNFEYMPELHWKYGYPVILSFTVAVCLGIHRTLKRNGWL
- a CDS encoding suppressor of fused domain protein, which produces MADVLPLVEARLRSALGEPDARAAVTFLGTDRIEVLRFQEAGIVRYASLGMSAHPMTDPTAVVADPVKGPRAELVLSVRAGLAETDKVLRPLAVLAASPQVEGLVVAPGASLDVGEPLWPGAPFTSVLVAEPGGLVEDLELDEPLDPVRFLPLLPMTPNEAAWKRVHGAQALQEKWLTSGTDLRDPSRKSVPLE